One window of the Camelina sativa cultivar DH55 chromosome 1, Cs, whole genome shotgun sequence genome contains the following:
- the LOC104729901 gene encoding glycine-rich protein DOT1-like: MDRYKRVDKPKPESPINENEIRITGQGLIRNYISYATSLLQEKGVKDIVLKAMGQAISKTVAISEMLKNKIPGLHQDIAISSMSITDVWEPMEEGLVPVELTRHVSMISITLSLSELNKDSPGYQAPAQTDQSKPQYQPQQGRQARLPYNAYGEDSYGRGRGRGRGRGRGRGGYGNHQESYQGNYQEDYQENEGAYSNRVRGRGRGGRGGQSYGSRGAGYQGGRGGYDGGRDDGYGGRRDDGYGGRRDDGYGGGRDDGYGGGRDDGYGGRRNDGYGGRRGGFRGGRAGGRDDGYVEGKDEGYGGGRGRSDGYGGGRSDGYSGGRGDRYGGGRGDGYGGRGDRYGGDRADGYEGGQGGYRGRRGGYGGGRGRMGNGRRPRGGASNQNES; encoded by the exons ATGGATAGATACAAGAGAGTCGATAAACCCAAGCCTGAGTCTCCGATTAACGAGAATGAGATCCGTATCACCGGTCAAGGCCTTATCCGTAACTACATCAGTTACGCCACCAGCCTTCTTCag GAGAAGGGTGTGAAAGATATTGTGTTGAAGGCAATGGGGCAAGCAATTAGCAAGACTGTGGCCATCTCTGAGATGCTTAAA AATAAAATTCCAGGTTTGCATCAAGATATTGCAATCAGTTCTATGAGTATCACTGATGTCTGGGAGCCTATGGAGGAGGGTCTTGTTCC GGTTGAGTTGACGCGCCATGTTTCCATGATTTCGATCACATTGTCTTTGAGTGAGCTAAATAAGGATTCTCCTGg GTATCAAGCTCCAGCACAGACAGATCAATCTAAGCCTCAATATCAGCCACAGCAAGGAAGACAAGCCCGCCTACCATACAATGCTTATGGTGAAG ATTCGTATGGTCGAGGGAGAGGTCGTGGCAGAGGAAGAGGCAGGGGAAGAGGTGGATATGGAAATCACCAAGAGAGTTATCAAGGAAATTACCAAGAAGATTATCAAG AAAATGAAGGGGCGTACTCAAACAGGGTCAGAGGCCGTGGACGTGGTGGACGTGGTGGACAGAGTTATGGCTCTCGTG GCGCTGGATATCAGGGTGGCAGAGGTGGGTATGATGGTGGTAGAGATGACGGATATGGTGGAAGAAGGGACGATGGATATGGTGGAAGAAGGGACGATGGATATGGTGGAGGAAGGGACGATGGATATGGTGGAGGGAGAGACGATGGATACGGTGGACGCAGAAATGATGGGTATGGGGGTAGAAGAGGCGGATTTCGAGGCGGCCGTGCTGGAGGTAGAGATGATGGCTACGTTGAAGGCAAAGATGAAGGATATGGGGGAGGCCGAGGCCGAAGTGATGGGTACGGTGGAGGCCGCAGTGATGGGTACAGTGGAGGCCGAGGTGATAGGTACGGTGGAGGCCGAGGTGATGGGTATGGAGGTCGTGGTGACAGATATGGAGGAGATCGTGCTGATGGGTATGAGGGAGGCCAAGGTGGATACCGTGGACGTAGAGGTGGATATGGTGGAGGGCGTGGAAGGATGGGTAATGGTCGCCGTCCAAGGGGTGGTGCTAGTAACCAAAACGAATCCTAA